The following are from one region of the Stanieria sp. NIES-3757 genome:
- a CDS encoding two component transcriptional regulator, winged helix family, translating into MKILVVEDDERISDAIAEYLSDQHYAVETAYDGQSAWELLDVFTYDLVLLDVMLPQMDGITLCRKLRTKGHETPILMLTAKDTVNNKIEGLDAGADDYLVKPFELPELSARIRALLRRGGSSTPPVLTWGELRLDPSTCEVFYQEELLPLSPKEYKLLEFFLRNGRRVFSRAQILEHLWPFEQVPEEATVKAHIRGLRQKLESAGAPHDLIETVYGLGYRLKEQPE; encoded by the coding sequence ATGAAAATTCTCGTAGTTGAAGATGATGAACGTATCAGTGATGCGATCGCAGAATATCTTTCGGATCAGCATTATGCCGTAGAAACAGCTTATGATGGTCAGTCTGCTTGGGAACTTTTAGATGTATTTACTTACGATCTTGTTTTGCTTGATGTAATGCTTCCTCAAATGGATGGAATTACTCTTTGTCGTAAACTACGAACTAAAGGTCACGAAACTCCCATTTTGATGCTAACGGCTAAAGATACTGTAAATAACAAAATAGAAGGTTTAGATGCTGGTGCTGACGATTACTTAGTTAAACCCTTTGAATTGCCAGAATTATCCGCTCGTATTCGTGCTTTATTACGTCGAGGTGGTTCTAGTACTCCTCCTGTTCTGACTTGGGGAGAATTGCGTTTAGACCCTAGTACTTGTGAAGTTTTTTATCAAGAAGAACTGCTTCCTCTGAGTCCCAAAGAATATAAACTGTTGGAATTCTTTTTGCGTAATGGCAGAAGAGTATTCAGTCGCGCTCAGATTCTAGAACATCTTTGGCCCTTTGAACAAGTACCAGAAGAAGCAACTGTTAAAGCTCATATTCGAGGTTTAAGACAAAAACTCGAATCAGCAGGAGCTCCCCACGATCTAATTGAAACTGTTTATGGTTTGGGTTATCGACTCAAAGAACAACCAGAGTAA
- a CDS encoding histidine kinase — protein MFQSLRWRLLLSYLTVMAAILSVFGMGVYVFFSRNLYRQLDKKLLTLAQSAAPAFTEVEKTGSGYLNQVDKVPWRDIFNRDKQSLEWFDAKGNLLGSKGFIRLELPPTTGAANLQHKKTKFPVRAYTISVFKDGSSPAQPSLEGYIRASQSIEEIEAVQIQLFWVLIFGGLMTLILIGLGGFWLAQKAIEPIEESFQKLKQFTADASHELRGPLTAIKASVDVMQSHPERIHPKDAKKITAIASATTQMSHLIEDLLFLARTDKAVIIRDREKKPLLINTILQNIITLLEPFAQNKNIALKADFLLDVLVVGDHTQLTRLFSNLVENALQYTPEGGQVSLHLHKQNRYVIVSVKDTGIGIAPDQIPFVFDRFWRADKARSRREGGTGLGLAIASAIAQSHGGKITVSSEVDVGSCFQVRIPMLIVSGATKKDKKVLPKQIMIEAETIDS, from the coding sequence ATGTTTCAAAGTTTACGTTGGCGACTACTTTTGTCTTACTTAACAGTAATGGCAGCGATCTTAAGTGTATTTGGGATGGGTGTTTATGTATTTTTTAGTCGCAATCTCTACCGTCAATTAGACAAAAAATTATTAACACTCGCTCAATCTGCTGCTCCTGCTTTTACTGAAGTAGAAAAAACAGGTAGTGGTTATCTCAATCAGGTAGATAAAGTTCCTTGGCGAGATATTTTTAACCGCGATAAACAAAGTTTAGAATGGTTTGATGCTAAAGGTAATTTGTTAGGAAGTAAAGGGTTTATTCGTTTAGAACTTCCTCCTACAACTGGTGCAGCTAATCTTCAACATAAAAAAACAAAATTTCCTGTTCGAGCTTACACTATTTCAGTTTTTAAAGATGGTTCTAGTCCCGCTCAACCTTCTTTAGAAGGATACATTCGAGCTAGTCAGTCGATTGAAGAAATTGAAGCCGTTCAAATTCAACTTTTTTGGGTTTTAATTTTTGGCGGATTGATGACTCTTATTTTGATCGGTTTAGGTGGTTTTTGGTTAGCACAAAAAGCAATTGAACCAATTGAAGAAAGTTTTCAAAAACTTAAACAATTTACTGCTGATGCCTCTCATGAATTACGAGGTCCTTTAACTGCAATTAAAGCTTCGGTCGATGTGATGCAATCTCATCCCGAACGGATTCATCCCAAAGATGCTAAAAAAATTACCGCGATCGCTAGTGCTACTACCCAAATGAGTCATTTGATTGAAGATTTGCTGTTTTTAGCACGAACCGATAAGGCAGTCATTATTCGCGACCGAGAGAAAAAACCTCTTTTGATCAATACGATTCTCCAAAATATTATTACTCTGCTTGAGCCTTTTGCTCAAAATAAAAATATTGCCTTAAAAGCTGATTTTTTATTAGATGTATTAGTAGTAGGCGATCATACTCAACTTACTCGTTTATTTTCTAATTTAGTTGAGAATGCGCTGCAATACACTCCTGAAGGCGGTCAAGTTAGTCTTCATCTTCACAAACAAAACCGTTACGTAATTGTAAGTGTGAAAGATACAGGAATTGGAATTGCACCAGATCAAATTCCTTTTGTCTTTGATCGCTTTTGGCGTGCAGATAAAGCTCGCTCTCGTCGTGAAGGTGGTACTGGTTTAGGATTAGCTATTGCCAGTGCGATCGCTCAAAGTCATGGCGGAAAAATCACGGTAAGCAGTGAAGTAGATGTGGGTAGTTGTTTTCAGGTGCGAATTCCAATGTTAATAGTTAGTGGAGCAACTAAAAAAGACAAAAAGGTGTTGCCGAAACAAATTATGATTGAGGCTGAAACCATTGATTCATAG
- a CDS encoding putative Zn-dependent proteases like protein, which yields MEHSTTERLRDAIAAYQNSVDYLEIRVEQSESTNLAFRGKQLDGVNRSFALAGGIRACHQGGWSFVTFNGLEELKPRIEEAIAQAKLVGKETTQLAAIAPIEDYVKVELKRDPRGVSLQDKRQILEAYNKLILEYDPRIQTTMSSLGDVFTTNYFVNSVGSCIVQERLDVTGRFGAIARGEGGIVRQGFESIHSRDNFNCLIGIEDRVLGAAKRAVNQLEANSVKGGQYTVILDPYLSGVFIHEAFGHLSEADFVYENPRMQELLTLGKPLGIEQLNVIDDATLEDLPGSIKYDDEGVPGQRKYLIKNGVLAQRLHSRETAGKMHEQPTGNARAIRANYPPIVRMTNTAIEPGDTSFEDMIDDIEEGVYAVRMLGGQTNGEMFTFAAAEGYMIRNGKIAEPVSDVTLTGNVFQTLKDIEAIGNDTLFTNGGCGKGGQMPLPVSVGGPHLRIKNVVIGGR from the coding sequence ATGGAACATTCAACTACTGAGCGGTTACGAGATGCGATTGCTGCTTATCAAAATTCAGTTGATTATTTAGAAATTAGAGTTGAACAAAGCGAATCAACTAATCTAGCTTTCCGAGGTAAACAATTAGATGGTGTCAATCGTAGTTTTGCTTTAGCAGGTGGAATTCGTGCTTGTCATCAAGGTGGTTGGAGTTTTGTTACCTTCAATGGTTTAGAAGAGTTAAAACCAAGAATTGAGGAAGCTATTGCTCAAGCAAAATTGGTTGGTAAAGAAACTACTCAACTAGCTGCGATCGCACCAATCGAAGATTATGTCAAAGTCGAACTAAAACGAGATCCTCGTGGTGTTTCTCTGCAAGATAAACGTCAAATTTTAGAAGCTTACAACAAGTTAATTTTAGAGTACGATCCACGCATTCAGACTACGATGAGCAGTTTGGGTGATGTCTTTACCACCAATTATTTTGTTAATTCGGTTGGTAGTTGTATTGTTCAAGAAAGATTAGATGTTACTGGTCGATTTGGCGCGATCGCCAGAGGTGAAGGCGGAATTGTTCGTCAAGGTTTTGAATCGATTCATTCTAGAGATAATTTTAATTGCTTAATTGGCATTGAAGACCGAGTGTTAGGTGCAGCTAAACGAGCAGTTAATCAATTAGAAGCAAATTCGGTCAAAGGTGGACAATATACGGTAATTCTCGATCCTTATTTATCAGGTGTGTTTATTCACGAAGCTTTTGGGCATTTATCTGAAGCAGATTTTGTTTATGAAAATCCCCGCATGCAAGAACTTTTAACCCTTGGTAAACCGTTAGGGATTGAACAACTCAATGTAATTGATGATGCTACGTTGGAGGATTTACCTGGTTCAATTAAATACGATGATGAAGGAGTTCCGGGACAAAGAAAGTATCTCATTAAAAATGGGGTGTTAGCGCAACGTCTTCATTCAAGGGAAACAGCAGGAAAAATGCACGAACAACCAACGGGTAATGCGAGGGCAATTCGTGCCAACTATCCTCCTATTGTGCGGATGACTAATACAGCGATTGAACCAGGAGATACTTCTTTTGAAGATATGATTGATGATATTGAAGAAGGAGTGTATGCTGTCAGAATGTTAGGCGGACAAACTAACGGAGAAATGTTTACTTTTGCAGCAGCAGAAGGTTATATGATCCGTAATGGTAAAATTGCCGAACCCGTTAGCGATGTGACTTTAACAGGGAATGTATTTCAAACTCTTAAAGATATTGAAGCAATTGGTAACGATACTCTCTTTACTAATGGCGGTTGTGGTAAAGGAGGACAAATGCCTTTACCTGTAAGCGTAGGAGGACCTCATCTGAGAATTAAAAATGTTGTAATTGGTGGCAGATAA
- the nrdB1 gene encoding ribonucleoside-diphosphate reductase beta subunit, with amino-acid sequence MTSFLSDQNKMLANPIFNPQGDDRIENRSIWFGNTTNLMQLNDVRYSWAIGLYQQMRENFWIPQKLDLTQDVTDYWNLTSEERYAYDGILSYLTFLDSVQTCNIPHLKSCVTAPEVSLCMAEQISQEGMHNQSYQYIIETVIPSDRRSKVYDFWRTDKVLADRCQFIAKLYQKYVDNPTAENYFTALLADYLLEGIYFYNGFIYFYNLASRMLMPGSADIFKMINRDELSHVRLYQKLIPEARQLFIHSVEQIYEMFDTAVQHEVKWTNHIVGDNILGVTEGSTEQYTKYLANLRLKAIGLEPLYPEDKYQKSPYRHLERFSDTKKEGHTKANFFEAGVTSYVMSSGISGWDEI; translated from the coding sequence ATGACTTCTTTTTTATCCGATCAAAACAAAATGTTAGCCAATCCGATTTTTAATCCTCAAGGAGACGACAGAATTGAAAATCGCTCGATTTGGTTTGGGAATACGACTAATTTAATGCAACTCAACGATGTCCGCTATTCTTGGGCAATTGGATTGTATCAACAAATGCGAGAAAACTTTTGGATTCCGCAAAAACTCGATCTCACTCAAGATGTAACTGATTATTGGAATTTAACTTCTGAAGAAAGATACGCCTATGATGGCATTTTGAGTTATCTTACTTTTCTTGATTCTGTTCAAACCTGCAATATTCCGCATCTTAAAAGTTGTGTTACTGCACCAGAAGTAAGTCTGTGTATGGCAGAACAAATTTCTCAAGAAGGAATGCACAACCAAAGTTATCAATATATTATTGAAACAGTTATCCCCAGCGATCGCAGAAGTAAGGTTTATGATTTCTGGCGTACAGATAAAGTTTTAGCAGATCGTTGTCAATTCATTGCCAAACTTTATCAAAAATATGTAGATAATCCTACTGCGGAGAATTATTTTACGGCTTTACTGGCAGATTATTTATTGGAAGGCATTTATTTCTACAACGGCTTTATCTATTTTTATAATTTAGCTTCGCGGATGTTAATGCCAGGAAGTGCCGATATTTTTAAAATGATTAATCGTGATGAATTAAGTCACGTTAGACTCTATCAAAAACTTATTCCTGAAGCGCGACAACTGTTTATTCATTCAGTCGAGCAAATTTATGAAATGTTTGATACGGCGGTACAACATGAAGTCAAATGGACTAATCATATTGTCGGAGATAATATTTTAGGTGTTACGGAAGGAAGTACCGAACAATATACTAAGTATTTAGCTAATCTGAGATTGAAAGCAATTGGTTTAGAACCACTTTATCCAGAAGACAAATACCAAAAGAGTCCTTATCGGCATTTAGAACGTTTTTCAGATACCAAAAAAGAAGGTCATACTAAGGCTAATTTCTTTGAAGCTGGAGTTACTAGTTATGTCATGTCTTCTGGAATTAGCGGTTGGGATGAAATTTAA
- a CDS encoding transposase: protein MPANIDEREAVEAVLEVVRGCDIYGDKGFIGSDWQQEIINSTGNRIWTIKRCNQQRQVSSNLKRLSGRVRQRIEGVFHEIENTGRNPERLLNKTVCGFATHIAAKITAHT from the coding sequence GTGCCAGCCAATATTGACGAAAGAGAAGCTGTTGAAGCTGTTCTCGAAGTAGTTCGTGGATGTGATATTTACGGAGACAAAGGGTTTATTGGCAGCGACTGGCAACAAGAAATTATCAACTCTACGGGGAATCGCATTTGGACAATCAAACGTTGTAATCAACAGCGACAAGTTTCCTCCAATCTTAAGCGTCTGAGCGGTCGGGTTAGACAACGGATTGAAGGCGTTTTTCATGAGATTGAGAATACTGGTCGTAATCCAGAAAGATTGCTCAATAAAACTGTTTGTGGTTTTGCTACTCACATAGCAGCTAAAATCACTGCTCACACTTGA
- a CDS encoding transposase: MIDYLPFPGETQFIGFIRANYGQWFPKLLDQSQFNRRLRKLGQMLEMLRRKWVKQLGGDNAVSLIIDTKPLPVVGYRRSKNKSDFYGSANYGYCAARKMKYFGYKLVMLSTLRWSDCQLLTS, encoded by the coding sequence ATGATCGACTATTTGCCATTCCCAGGAGAAACTCAGTTTATTGGCTTTATCCGTGCTAATTACGGACAGTGGTTTCCCAAATTATTAGACCAAAGCCAGTTCAACCGACGTTTGCGAAAACTGGGACAAATGTTAGAGATGTTACGTCGAAAATGGGTTAAGCAATTGGGTGGTGACAATGCAGTGAGTTTGATCATTGATACCAAACCACTACCAGTAGTCGGTTATCGTCGAAGTAAGAATAAGAGTGATTTTTATGGTAGTGCTAATTATGGTTATTGTGCTGCCAGGAAGATGAAATACTTTGGCTATAAATTAGTCATGCTTTCGACGCTGCGCTGGTCGGATTGCCAATTGCTTACGAGCTAG
- a CDS encoding ribonucleotide reductase subunit alpha, which translates to MQQTLSPQPNLLTHNASNIQVIRRDGSTTPLNIAKIRSVVDWACQGKEVNPITLEAGLTTRLRNGVTTREIQDNLIDCALGMCSPSEPEWRYVAGRLHIWNLWKDTVVSRGYGYGDYAKTVRLQVEANQYDQKILTYSSEELSLAGTWINQEWDKDYDYAGAVLLTKRYLLPDELPQEAFLTCALLLASVEVPQKRLAVAQQFYEAIARRKISLATPILANLRIPNGSLSSCFITAIDDNLESIFGEITNTARISKNGGGVGVNVSRIRSTGSWVMGKKNASGGIVPWIKLLNDTAIAVNQGGRRAGAVTVGVDIWHLDVPEFLEMQTENGDQRRKAYDVFPQLVITDEFMRRVVAKEEWTLVDPYEIRTKLGIELATLWGEQFESAYRQIESELGKKITLYKKINARELFKEIMRSQVETGMPYLAFKDTINRANPNQHEGYIPGVNLCCESFSNVQPGVEAHCCNLVSLNLANTEETELPNICQLAVRILDNTIDLTNPPFAASKNHNDKYRTIGVGCMGLADWLAKRRLTYDHLSEISYLFEEFGYWCTHASMELAKERGVYSAFAGSEWSKGKLIGAKPVEWYLENARDQERWLTLAQDIQKYGIRNSHISAIAPNTSSSLVQGCTASVLPAYSKFFYDKWAKGAVPIAPPFLQDFFWFYPENKSLDQKKVVKAVATMQQWIDTGISMELLFNLNQGVYFPDEPERCLKAKDIFETLVLAWESGCKAVYYIRTVQKDDFKESNDTCVACAN; encoded by the coding sequence ATGCAACAAACCCTATCGCCCCAACCCAACCTTCTCACACACAATGCCAGTAATATTCAGGTGATTAGGAGAGATGGTTCTACTACTCCCCTCAATATTGCTAAAATTCGCTCTGTAGTAGATTGGGCTTGTCAAGGCAAAGAAGTTAATCCTATTACTTTAGAAGCTGGACTTACCACTAGATTAAGAAATGGGGTTACTACCAGAGAAATTCAAGATAACTTGATTGACTGCGCCTTAGGAATGTGTAGTCCTTCCGAACCTGAATGGCGTTATGTAGCAGGTAGATTACATATTTGGAATCTCTGGAAAGATACCGTTGTGAGTCGTGGTTATGGTTATGGAGATTATGCTAAGACAGTCAGGTTACAAGTTGAGGCAAACCAATACGATCAAAAAATCTTAACTTATTCTTCAGAAGAATTATCCTTAGCAGGAACTTGGATTAATCAGGAATGGGACAAAGATTATGATTATGCTGGGGCAGTTTTATTAACTAAACGCTATCTTTTGCCTGATGAGTTGCCCCAAGAAGCATTTCTGACTTGTGCTTTATTACTCGCCTCCGTAGAAGTCCCTCAGAAAAGATTAGCAGTTGCCCAACAGTTTTATGAAGCGATCGCAAGAAGAAAAATTTCTTTAGCTACGCCGATTTTAGCTAATTTGAGGATTCCGAACGGTTCTTTAAGTAGTTGTTTTATTACGGCGATTGACGACAATTTAGAAAGTATTTTTGGTGAAATTACTAATACTGCCAGAATTTCCAAGAATGGTGGTGGGGTTGGGGTCAATGTCAGCCGAATTCGGTCAACTGGAAGCTGGGTAATGGGCAAGAAAAACGCTTCTGGTGGGATTGTGCCTTGGATCAAATTACTCAATGATACTGCGATCGCAGTTAATCAAGGCGGGCGTAGGGCTGGTGCGGTTACCGTTGGTGTTGATATTTGGCATTTGGATGTGCCAGAATTCCTGGAAATGCAAACAGAAAATGGCGATCAACGTCGTAAAGCTTATGATGTCTTTCCTCAGCTAGTGATTACTGATGAATTCATGCGCCGAGTAGTAGCTAAGGAAGAATGGACATTAGTAGATCCCTATGAAATTAGAACTAAATTAGGCATCGAACTTGCTACCTTATGGGGCGAACAGTTTGAGTCCGCTTATCGTCAGATTGAATCAGAACTAGGTAAAAAAATTACTCTCTACAAAAAAATTAACGCCCGCGAATTGTTTAAAGAGATCATGCGATCGCAGGTAGAAACAGGAATGCCCTATTTAGCGTTTAAAGATACGATCAATCGGGCAAATCCCAATCAACATGAAGGATATATTCCTGGCGTTAATTTGTGCTGTGAAAGCTTTAGTAATGTGCAACCAGGAGTAGAAGCCCACTGTTGTAATCTGGTTTCGCTCAATCTAGCTAACACAGAAGAAACTGAACTACCTAATATTTGTCAGTTAGCAGTCCGAATTTTAGATAATACTATCGATCTGACTAACCCTCCTTTTGCAGCTTCCAAAAACCATAACGACAAATACCGCACCATTGGGGTAGGTTGTATGGGTTTAGCTGATTGGTTGGCTAAAAGACGTTTAACTTATGATCATCTAAGCGAAATTAGCTATCTATTTGAAGAATTTGGTTACTGGTGTACCCATGCTTCGATGGAATTAGCCAAAGAAAGAGGTGTATATTCAGCCTTTGCAGGCAGTGAATGGAGTAAAGGAAAATTAATTGGTGCTAAACCCGTAGAATGGTATTTAGAGAATGCTAGAGATCAGGAACGTTGGCTCACTCTAGCTCAAGATATTCAAAAATACGGCATTCGTAATTCCCATATTAGCGCGATCGCGCCTAATACTTCTTCCTCTCTGGTTCAAGGTTGTACGGCTAGCGTTTTACCCGCTTATAGTAAGTTTTTCTATGATAAATGGGCTAAGGGGGCTGTTCCGATTGCGCCACCTTTCCTTCAGGATTTCTTTTGGTTTTACCCCGAAAATAAGTCTTTAGACCAGAAAAAAGTCGTAAAAGCAGTTGCTACGATGCAACAATGGATTGATACGGGGATTTCGATGGAATTACTCTTCAATCTTAATCAAGGTGTATATTTCCCCGACGAACCTGAAAGATGTCTTAAGGCTAAAGATATTTTTGAAACTCTAGTTTTGGCTTGGGAATCAGGTTGCAAGGCAGTATATTATATCCGTACTGTACAAAAAGACGATTTCAAAGAATCAAACGATACTTGTGTAGCTTGCGCTAATTAA
- a CDS encoding serine/threonine protein kinase — MKAALLNNRYRILETIGRGGFGETYLAEDTHMPSQRKCVLKQLKPIVEQPHLPEWVKERFQREAAILEELGEGNRQIPCLYAYFSEADKFYLVQEWIEGVTLAEKWQNEGNLAPREVRQILVQLLPVLDFVHSKRIIHRDIKPENIIIRSQDNLPVLIDFGAVKEAIATVVHANNSSAFSAAIGTPGYMPSEQAAGRPVYSSDLYSLGLTAIFLLTGKSPHDLQSDPGTGEIIWQEYASQIDPKLVEILTQAIKFHPRDRFTTAREMLEALDSALPWQNLTKKTVVVAPRQGSNQNNHHVPRQKGDTVAVKIDSFEEKRSGNWLVNLFLFLLLAGGLSVGAFVAGFSFLSNIWNNRSQPLPQATREEPTEQTESFPSVKNFPELFKANKPKVKPEAENQTESELEANNSIEQPEPESQLDSEPPEVVIDTKTEAEPQLATEPEPPSEIDVPIIRTGSSENQLVSTLGKPTSERQDWQKDSRTLIYQDIVPNQVNLSYKSDGTGKIRQTDIALAPSISLEAMQETLSQLLGGNAPADVTQKLRQVYSRETKFSFFKAGNLEGKVERDAKDRVTISVWESGYE; from the coding sequence ATGAAAGCTGCACTATTAAATAACCGCTATCGTATTTTAGAAACTATTGGCAGAGGAGGCTTTGGAGAAACATACTTAGCTGAAGATACTCACATGCCTTCCCAAAGAAAATGCGTTCTCAAGCAGCTTAAACCCATTGTCGAACAACCACATCTTCCTGAATGGGTTAAAGAGAGATTTCAGCGAGAAGCAGCAATTCTAGAAGAGTTAGGAGAAGGTAATCGTCAAATTCCTTGTCTTTATGCTTATTTTTCTGAAGCGGATAAATTTTATCTAGTTCAAGAATGGATTGAAGGAGTTACTTTAGCCGAGAAGTGGCAGAATGAAGGCAATTTAGCCCCTAGAGAAGTCCGACAGATCTTAGTTCAGCTTTTACCAGTATTAGATTTTGTTCATAGTAAACGCATCATTCATCGAGATATTAAACCAGAAAATATTATTATTAGATCTCAAGATAACTTACCAGTATTGATTGATTTTGGCGCAGTTAAAGAAGCGATCGCAACTGTAGTTCATGCTAATAATAGTAGTGCTTTTTCTGCTGCGATTGGTACACCTGGTTATATGCCTTCCGAACAAGCTGCTGGTCGTCCTGTTTATTCTAGCGATTTATACAGTTTGGGACTAACAGCCATCTTTCTACTAACAGGAAAATCTCCCCACGACTTACAAAGCGATCCTGGTACAGGTGAAATTATTTGGCAGGAATATGCTAGCCAGATCGATCCGAAATTAGTAGAAATTTTAACTCAAGCAATCAAATTTCATCCACGCGATCGCTTTACTACTGCTAGAGAAATGTTAGAAGCATTAGATTCTGCTTTACCTTGGCAAAATTTGACCAAAAAAACTGTAGTAGTAGCACCAAGGCAAGGAAGTAATCAAAATAACCATCATGTTCCTCGTCAAAAGGGTGATACCGTAGCAGTCAAAATTGATTCTTTTGAAGAGAAAAGGTCAGGCAATTGGTTAGTTAATTTATTTCTATTTTTATTATTAGCAGGAGGTTTAAGTGTCGGCGCATTTGTGGCTGGCTTTAGCTTCTTATCAAATATATGGAATAATCGCTCTCAACCCTTACCACAAGCAACTAGAGAAGAACCTACCGAGCAAACAGAATCTTTTCCCTCAGTTAAAAATTTTCCAGAGCTTTTTAAAGCAAACAAGCCCAAAGTCAAACCAGAAGCAGAAAATCAAACTGAATCAGAATTAGAAGCTAACAATAGTATAGAACAGCCTGAACCAGAATCTCAGTTAGACTCAGAACCTCCTGAAGTGGTAATCGATACCAAAACTGAAGCTGAACCACAACTAGCAACTGAACCAGAACCTCCATCAGAAATAGATGTTCCGATTATTCGGACGGGAAGTTCAGAAAATCAGCTTGTTAGTACTTTAGGTAAGCCTACTTCTGAGAGGCAAGATTGGCAAAAAGATAGTCGCACTCTAATTTATCAAGACATTGTTCCCAACCAAGTCAATCTTAGTTATAAATCCGATGGCACAGGCAAAATTCGTCAAACTGATATCGCATTAGCCCCATCAATTAGTTTGGAGGCAATGCAGGAAACTTTAAGTCAACTTTTGGGCGGTAATGCACCAGCAGATGTGACACAAAAACTGAGACAAGTATATTCACGGGAAACCAAGTTTAGTTTCTTCAAAGCAGGTAATTTGGAAGGGAAAGTAGAGCGAGATGCCAAGGATAGGGTTACTATTTCGGTGTGGGAATCTGGATATGAATAG